From a single Lactococcus carnosus genomic region:
- a CDS encoding iron chelate uptake ABC transporter family permease subunit — MKQKLTYLILILAVLGSCALFLTYHTYGNIEFALALRLKKILGFILVGIACSFATVSFQTLTQNKLLTPNILGMDSLYVMLQTLSIFLLGSHNLTSLSSLGNFFLSIALMMSVSTILAFSLLRQFKHNLFLFLMIGMILGTFFGNISSFLQILLDPNEYDHLQGKLFASFSNVKADHLLVASIIIALLCLFLWWLAPQLDVLHLGNDYAVNLGIDVRALQLMSLLAISALVGVSTALVGPTSFLGFIVANISYQITRTYRHRSIFITGSLIAIFLLVFGEFLVEHIFSFNTTLNVIIEFTGGCYFIGQILYKRNGNKG; from the coding sequence ATGAAGCAAAAATTGACCTATCTGATTTTAATACTTGCTGTTTTAGGGAGCTGTGCACTTTTTCTAACCTACCACACCTATGGGAACATCGAATTTGCTTTAGCGCTTCGCTTAAAAAAAATTCTGGGCTTTATCCTTGTTGGTATCGCATGTAGTTTTGCAACAGTCAGCTTTCAAACCTTAACACAAAATAAGTTATTAACACCTAATATCTTAGGTATGGATTCGCTTTATGTCATGCTGCAAACCCTATCTATCTTTCTATTAGGCAGTCATAACTTAACCTCCCTATCTAGCCTGGGTAACTTCTTCTTATCGATTGCCCTCATGATGTCGGTTAGCACGATACTTGCCTTTTCATTATTAAGGCAGTTTAAGCATAACCTATTTCTCTTTCTGATGATTGGTATGATACTTGGGACATTTTTCGGAAATATCAGTAGTTTTCTACAAATTCTACTTGACCCTAATGAATATGATCATTTACAGGGCAAACTCTTCGCTAGTTTTAGCAATGTCAAAGCCGACCACTTATTAGTTGCCAGTATCATCATCGCCCTACTCTGCCTCTTTTTATGGTGGTTAGCGCCTCAGCTAGATGTCTTACATCTAGGTAATGATTACGCAGTGAATCTAGGCATCGATGTCAGAGCACTACAGCTAATGAGCTTGCTTGCAATCTCTGCCTTAGTTGGTGTATCTACTGCACTAGTTGGGCCCACTAGTTTTCTGGGCTTCATCGTCGCAAATATTAGCTACCAAATTACCAGGACTTATCGACATAGATCGATATTTATCACAGGTAGTTTGATTGCGATATTTCTTCTGGTCTTTGGTGAGTTTCTCGTTGAACATATCTTTAGTTTCAATACAACCTTAAATGTCATCATTGAGTTTACCGGCGGTTGCTACTTTATCGGACAAATATTATATAAGAGAAATGGAAATAAGGGATGA
- a CDS encoding siderophore ABC transporter substrate-binding protein, producing MKLSKLITVFTATLLLGTLLVACGTKKEATTDSAKETTTTKALPKKIEVTDSKGKKITVPTRPSKVVVFDNGSLDTIEALGESKSVAAVAVKNLPTYLTQFKTVASAGGLKEPDLEKINSLQPDFIIISARQESFKADLEKIAPVLDLAVDTTKVWESTKANIMTIASIYGKTDEATKQVDKLEKNITTLKAKAEKSKLATLTVISNEGQLAAFGEKSRYAIVNDTFGFKNVDNTIKASTHGQQISFEYVLEKNPDVIFVVDRTKAIGGDSKETTVTNNELVKKTTAGKTNKVIELDPTLWYLSGGGIKSTQLMIDGVEKAFK from the coding sequence ATGAAACTTAGTAAATTAATCACTGTCTTTACTGCTACACTACTACTTGGTACACTACTCGTTGCCTGTGGCACTAAAAAAGAGGCAACAACTGATAGCGCTAAAGAAACGACAACAACAAAGGCATTGCCTAAAAAAATAGAAGTGACAGATTCAAAAGGTAAAAAAATAACTGTTCCGACACGCCCAAGTAAAGTTGTCGTATTTGATAATGGGTCACTTGATACAATAGAGGCTTTAGGTGAAAGTAAATCAGTTGCTGCTGTCGCAGTTAAAAACTTGCCTACTTATTTAACTCAATTTAAAACAGTTGCAAGTGCTGGTGGCCTAAAGGAACCTGATTTAGAGAAAATCAATTCACTACAACCTGATTTCATCATCATTTCTGCACGTCAAGAAAGTTTTAAAGCTGACTTGGAAAAGATTGCACCTGTTCTAGACTTAGCAGTTGATACAACTAAAGTTTGGGAATCTACAAAAGCGAATATCATGACGATCGCGAGTATCTATGGTAAGACTGACGAAGCAACTAAGCAAGTTGATAAATTAGAAAAAAACATCACAACACTGAAAGCAAAAGCTGAAAAATCAAAACTAGCAACTTTAACTGTGATTTCAAATGAAGGTCAGCTAGCAGCATTCGGTGAAAAATCACGTTATGCCATCGTTAATGATACGTTTGGGTTCAAAAATGTCGATAACACAATCAAAGCCTCTACTCATGGCCAACAAATCTCATTTGAGTATGTGCTCGAAAAAAATCCAGATGTCATATTCGTTGTTGATAGAACAAAAGCAATCGGTGGTGACAGCAAAGAAACTACTGTGACAAACAATGAATTAGTCAAAAAAACAACAGCTGGTAAAACCAACAAAGTGATCGAACTTGATCCAACGCTTTGGTATCTAAGTGGTGGTGGGATTAAATCAACACAACTCATGATAGATGGCGTTGAGAAAGCATTTAAATAA
- a CDS encoding phosphoribosylformylglycinamidine synthase, with product MKKRIFVAKKPEFKVKNQALLHELQHNLQLSTLTSVNIVQVYDVFHVTDDLLTTAEQTIFSEKVTDYVLDDETVQLVLDKSKFFAIESLPGQFDQRASSAEEALFLLGADKDAVVKTAQLYLLNADLADAEFEKIKAYQLNSVDSRFKAIDQAIHDEEMLRSADKIPVLAGFITMTPSQITDLHARYALAMEVADLLWIQDYFKQVKRDPSETELKVLDTYWSDHTRHTTFETELKTIDFSQSKFKGQLQATFDKYLNMRKEIKRTEKPTTLMELATIFGRYERANGRLDDMEVSDEINACSVEISVDVNGVKEPWLLMFKNETHNHPTEIEPFGGASTCIGGAIRDPLSGRAYVYQAMRITGAGDITAPISETRHGKLPQQVISKGAAHGYSSYGNQIGLATTYVKEYFHPGFVAKRLETGAVVGAAPKENVLRLKPQAGDAIILFGGKTGRDGVGGATGSSKVQTKDTVETAGAEVQKGNAIEERKIQRLFRNPDVTQLVKKSNDFGAGGVCVAIGELADGVEIDLDKVPLKYQGLSGTEIAISESQERMSVVVAAKDVAQFISECAKENILAVQVAQVTEKASLRMLWKGQTIVDIDRAFLDTNGVRVVVDATVTDSDLPIPFEKTTSLDALNSDLNGLLSQLNFASQKGLQTIFDSSIGRSTVIQPIGGRYQLTPAESSVQKLPVLTGVTNTVSLLSHGYNPEIASWSPYHGAAYAVIEATARLVATNANWTSARFSYQEYFERMDKQAERFGKPLAALLGSIEAQEQLGLPSIGGKDSMSGTFEELTVPPTLIAFGVTTSEADRILSPEFKAVNEHIYYIPGVAVAETIDWARVKANFNLVSDLQASYKITAAISTKAGGVGEAIALMTFGNKIGAKVDFNQVSDLIKAEFAGFIITSPDEIAGLQKIGQTTEDFLLDINGVSLSGDALLASFEAPLEVVYPTLFDQNTELETVETTPSSTQIKAPHRVATPLVYIPVFPGTNCEYDTAKAFEAAGAVTKIVPFRTMDISASIKDMVANIKQANILMFAGGFSAADEPDGSAKFIVNILLNEAVKSAIEAFIARGGLILGICNGFQALVKSGLLPYGSFDSLSDQSPTLFYNDANQHVAKMVETKIINTNSPWLTGVAVGDIHAIPVSHGEGKFVVSTQELEALIKNGQIISQYVDFQGQATMNSAYNPNGSVAAIEGIISKNGQILGKMGHSERYEAGLFKNIPGNKDQKLFESAVAYFRG from the coding sequence GTGAAAAAACGTATTTTTGTTGCTAAAAAACCAGAATTTAAAGTGAAAAATCAAGCGCTATTACATGAATTACAGCACAACTTGCAACTGTCAACTTTGACATCAGTTAACATCGTCCAAGTTTATGATGTTTTCCATGTCACAGATGACTTGCTAACGACTGCTGAGCAAACGATTTTTTCTGAAAAAGTGACAGACTATGTCTTAGATGATGAAACAGTACAATTAGTACTAGATAAAAGTAAGTTCTTTGCCATCGAGTCACTTCCTGGCCAATTTGATCAACGTGCCAGCTCAGCAGAAGAAGCCTTATTTTTATTAGGTGCAGACAAAGATGCAGTCGTTAAAACGGCACAACTCTATCTATTAAATGCTGATTTAGCTGATGCTGAATTTGAAAAAATAAAAGCATATCAACTCAATAGTGTCGACTCACGGTTTAAAGCAATCGATCAAGCAATTCATGATGAAGAGATGCTACGTTCAGCTGACAAAATCCCTGTTTTAGCTGGATTCATTACGATGACACCAAGCCAAATTACTGACTTACATGCCAGGTATGCATTAGCCATGGAAGTTGCTGACTTACTCTGGATTCAAGATTACTTCAAACAGGTCAAGCGAGATCCGTCTGAAACTGAGTTAAAAGTGTTGGATACATACTGGAGTGACCATACGCGTCACACCACATTTGAAACAGAGTTGAAAACAATCGATTTCTCTCAGTCAAAATTTAAGGGGCAACTCCAAGCTACTTTTGATAAATACCTGAACATGCGCAAGGAAATTAAGCGGACTGAAAAGCCAACAACCTTAATGGAATTGGCGACTATTTTTGGCCGATATGAGCGTGCCAACGGTCGTTTAGATGATATGGAAGTCTCTGATGAGATCAATGCCTGTAGTGTAGAAATTTCAGTTGATGTGAATGGGGTTAAAGAACCCTGGTTACTCATGTTCAAGAATGAAACGCATAATCACCCAACAGAGATTGAACCTTTCGGTGGGGCATCAACCTGTATTGGAGGTGCCATTCGTGACCCCTTGTCAGGTCGTGCTTATGTTTACCAGGCGATGCGTATCACAGGTGCAGGAGATATTACAGCACCTATTTCAGAAACACGTCATGGCAAATTACCTCAACAAGTTATCTCTAAAGGTGCTGCACACGGCTATAGCTCGTATGGTAATCAAATCGGCCTCGCGACAACCTATGTCAAGGAATATTTCCATCCGGGATTTGTAGCCAAACGTCTGGAAACAGGAGCTGTTGTTGGTGCAGCACCAAAAGAAAATGTCTTACGCTTAAAACCACAAGCTGGTGATGCCATCATCTTATTCGGTGGTAAAACTGGCCGTGACGGTGTAGGTGGGGCAACAGGCTCATCTAAGGTGCAAACCAAAGATACCGTGGAAACAGCAGGTGCTGAAGTTCAAAAAGGGAATGCTATAGAAGAACGTAAAATTCAACGCCTTTTCCGTAATCCTGACGTCACACAACTTGTCAAAAAATCAAATGACTTTGGTGCTGGTGGTGTCTGCGTCGCAATCGGTGAATTAGCTGATGGTGTTGAAATTGACTTAGATAAAGTGCCTTTAAAATATCAAGGCCTTTCTGGCACAGAAATTGCCATCTCAGAATCTCAAGAACGGATGTCAGTCGTCGTTGCAGCTAAAGATGTTGCTCAATTTATTTCTGAATGTGCCAAGGAAAATATCCTAGCTGTACAAGTTGCGCAAGTGACTGAAAAAGCAAGCTTAAGGATGCTCTGGAAGGGGCAAACAATCGTTGACATTGATCGTGCATTTCTCGATACAAATGGCGTACGTGTTGTCGTTGATGCGACTGTAACAGACTCTGATTTGCCTATTCCATTTGAAAAAACGACAAGCTTAGATGCTTTAAATTCAGATTTAAATGGTCTTTTATCTCAGCTAAATTTTGCCTCACAAAAAGGTTTGCAAACGATATTTGATAGTTCAATCGGTCGCTCAACTGTGATTCAGCCTATCGGTGGTCGTTACCAATTAACACCTGCTGAAAGTTCTGTCCAAAAATTACCAGTACTTACCGGTGTCACAAATACAGTATCGCTTTTATCGCATGGCTATAATCCTGAGATTGCCTCATGGTCACCTTATCATGGTGCAGCCTACGCAGTGATTGAAGCAACAGCACGTCTGGTCGCAACGAATGCTAACTGGACTAGCGCACGTTTTTCTTACCAAGAATATTTTGAGCGCATGGATAAACAAGCTGAACGATTTGGTAAACCACTGGCAGCCTTACTTGGGTCTATCGAAGCGCAAGAACAATTGGGCTTACCATCTATTGGTGGTAAGGATTCGATGAGTGGTACATTTGAAGAGTTGACAGTACCGCCAACCCTTATCGCATTTGGCGTGACAACGTCTGAAGCAGACCGTATCTTGTCACCTGAATTTAAAGCTGTAAATGAGCATATTTACTATATCCCAGGTGTTGCAGTTGCAGAAACTATCGATTGGGCAAGGGTTAAAGCAAACTTTAACTTAGTGTCTGACTTACAGGCATCATACAAGATAACAGCAGCAATTTCAACCAAGGCTGGTGGGGTTGGTGAAGCGATTGCTCTGATGACTTTTGGTAACAAGATTGGTGCTAAAGTTGACTTTAATCAGGTAAGTGACTTGATTAAGGCTGAGTTTGCGGGCTTCATTATCACATCACCCGATGAGATTGCAGGCTTACAAAAGATTGGTCAGACTACTGAGGACTTTCTACTTGATATTAACGGTGTATCACTTTCAGGTGATGCTTTACTAGCAAGTTTTGAAGCACCTTTAGAAGTGGTCTATCCAACCTTATTCGACCAAAATACTGAGCTTGAAACGGTTGAGACGACCCCCTCTAGCACCCAAATCAAGGCACCACATCGTGTGGCTACACCGTTAGTCTATATTCCAGTATTCCCAGGGACAAATTGCGAGTATGATACAGCAAAAGCATTTGAAGCTGCTGGTGCTGTGACTAAAATTGTTCCATTTAGGACGATGGACATTTCAGCGTCAATTAAGGACATGGTTGCTAACATCAAGCAGGCAAATATTCTCATGTTTGCAGGCGGATTTTCAGCAGCAGATGAACCCGATGGCTCAGCTAAGTTCATCGTGAATATCTTGTTAAATGAAGCTGTTAAGTCAGCTATTGAAGCATTTATCGCGCGTGGTGGGTTAATTCTGGGTATCTGTAATGGCTTCCAAGCGCTAGTTAAATCAGGTTTATTACCTTATGGTAGCTTTGATAGCTTATCTGATCAGTCGCCAACACTTTTCTATAACGATGCCAATCAGCACGTCGCTAAAATGGTTGAGACTAAGATTATTAATACTAATTCACCATGGTTAACAGGCGTTGCAGTAGGGGATATTCATGCCATTCCAGTTTCTCATGGTGAAGGCAAATTTGTTGTGTCAACTCAAGAACTTGAAGCCCTAATCAAAAATGGTCAAATTATCAGCCAATATGTTGATTTTCAAGGACAAGCAACGATGAACTCTGCTTACAATCCTAATGGATCTGTCGCTGCGATTGAGGGTATCATCAGTAAAAACGGACAAATCCTCGGTAAAATGGGACATTCTGAACGCTATGAAGCAGGCTTGTTCAAAAATATTCCTGGTAATAAAGATCAGAAACTTTTCGAGAGTGCCGTTGCCTATTTTAGAGGGTAA
- the purC gene encoding phosphoribosylaminoimidazolesuccinocarboxamide synthase, whose translation MTEKRTLLYEGKAKNIYLTDDDSIILAQYKDQATALNGKKKDQISGKGALNNQITSLIFRELNRRGVQTHFIEQISKTEQLNTQVDIIPLEVVVRNYTAGSFSKRFDLAEGIKLATPIVEFYYKNDDLDDPFINDAHVKFLEIASDEEIALLKQNALAIDLILTDLFAKIELKLIDFKLEFGRLPDGTIILADEISPDTSRLWDMDNNHVDKDVYRRDLGDLIPIYQRVLTDLQTEFEGK comes from the coding sequence ATGACTGAAAAACGGACACTACTGTATGAAGGCAAAGCAAAAAATATTTACCTAACTGATGACGATAGCATCATCCTTGCCCAGTATAAAGACCAAGCAACAGCACTTAATGGCAAAAAAAAGGATCAAATTTCAGGTAAAGGTGCCTTAAATAATCAAATTACCAGTTTGATCTTTCGTGAGTTAAATCGTCGTGGTGTCCAAACCCATTTTATTGAGCAAATTTCTAAAACCGAACAATTGAATACACAGGTCGATATTATTCCTTTAGAGGTTGTCGTGCGCAATTATACTGCTGGCTCATTTTCAAAGCGTTTTGACCTTGCTGAAGGGATTAAATTAGCAACACCGATTGTCGAATTCTATTATAAAAATGATGACTTGGATGATCCTTTTATCAATGATGCCCATGTTAAATTTTTAGAGATTGCAAGTGATGAAGAAATCGCCTTATTGAAGCAAAATGCCTTAGCTATTGACCTTATTTTGACTGATTTATTTGCTAAAATTGAGCTTAAACTGATTGATTTCAAACTTGAATTTGGTCGCTTGCCTGATGGGACGATTATCTTAGCTGATGAGATTTCTCCAGATACGTCTCGCCTTTGGGATATGGATAATAACCATGTCGATAAAGATGTTTACCGCCGTGATCTAGGTGATTTAATCCCAATTTATCAACGGGTACTTACTGATTTACAAACAGAATTTGAGGGGAAATAA
- a CDS encoding cell division site-positioning protein MapZ family protein → MAKKKKKSTFKEKTIALKDVENLTVEQIAAQSDTLASENKDKESTLDRYIRQHRSEIESAKKDRHAKTVEAANALDQFVRTAREDANTPDTDLSGIENNLDVSEAPASEGSLDGSDASVSEASLDTSDTLVVDSQMDVTDTAVTDSNTEAHDGSESAHHVTSESVKATETPQEVAPVFPEIQGSFDTVLLAADDAAVSVGSIDSDTAEEAQTDTNQPILDDDTPVDDLKTTEEVAESTVVEPKSDIFSEVSTVPPLIVADNTGLDSALAEEQLSEHLEPVVASKTPVVEPKKSNKPVIIGICALILLAAGGLVWANINQSKQKEADKTSQSSQKKSEEAKATKAFDQQYAGFFTDEKQTKLKNDQFAKIGELVSAVDKLKANADYQSLKKKVDSLKTEISVTEAMNANFDKAIIVDGVLDKTAVVKDDVKLSYTATENDELNSLLKEAIAHGQAQQAEKAKSAAAASAAAPAVTPTTPNTTTNTASQSDGATNQAAGSTNQANTGANQSTAPATNGGAASAGYGLTTAQYQAQYPAITLETGRSRVPVDPNANLNDAAFVWASGIRELVLQKCRDRGYITGDAYILLPASIQKGNGYYNLYKTDGTYLVSINCKTGYFVGNAAGHADNLDY, encoded by the coding sequence ATGGCTAAAAAAAAGAAAAAATCAACTTTTAAAGAGAAGACAATTGCCTTAAAAGATGTTGAAAACTTAACAGTGGAACAGATTGCGGCGCAGTCTGATACATTAGCATCTGAAAATAAGGATAAAGAAAGTACGCTTGATCGATATATTCGCCAACACCGTTCTGAGATTGAGAGTGCTAAAAAGGACAGACATGCAAAAACGGTTGAAGCTGCTAATGCATTAGATCAATTTGTTAGAACAGCTAGAGAAGATGCCAATACGCCAGATACTGATCTATCAGGTATTGAGAATAACCTAGACGTATCTGAAGCACCAGCTTCTGAGGGTAGTCTAGATGGATCAGATGCTTCGGTTTCTGAGGCTAGCCTAGACACATCTGATACTTTAGTGGTTGATAGTCAGATGGACGTAACGGATACAGCAGTAACTGATAGTAATACAGAAGCTCATGATGGATCAGAGTCAGCACATCACGTCACGTCTGAATCAGTTAAAGCAACTGAGACGCCACAGGAGGTTGCTCCTGTATTCCCTGAAATCCAAGGTAGTTTTGATACTGTGCTGCTAGCAGCAGATGATGCAGCAGTAAGTGTTGGATCGATTGACTCTGATACTGCTGAGGAAGCACAGACGGATACAAATCAGCCTATACTTGATGATGATACACCGGTTGATGACTTAAAAACAACTGAAGAAGTAGCAGAATCAACAGTAGTTGAGCCAAAGTCTGACATATTTTCTGAAGTCTCTACTGTGCCGCCATTAATCGTAGCAGATAATACGGGTTTAGATTCAGCTTTAGCAGAAGAACAACTATCTGAGCATCTAGAACCTGTTGTGGCTTCGAAGACTCCCGTAGTTGAGCCTAAAAAAAGCAATAAACCAGTCATCATTGGTATCTGTGCCTTGATACTATTGGCTGCTGGAGGCTTAGTTTGGGCTAACATCAATCAGTCCAAGCAAAAGGAAGCTGATAAAACGAGTCAGTCAAGTCAGAAAAAATCTGAAGAGGCTAAGGCAACAAAAGCATTTGATCAACAATATGCTGGCTTTTTTACTGATGAAAAACAAACAAAACTTAAAAATGACCAATTTGCTAAGATAGGTGAATTAGTCAGTGCAGTAGATAAGTTGAAAGCTAACGCTGATTATCAGTCTTTGAAAAAGAAGGTCGATTCACTTAAAACTGAGATTTCAGTTACTGAGGCGATGAATGCAAACTTTGATAAAGCCATCATTGTGGATGGTGTTCTAGATAAGACTGCTGTCGTAAAAGATGATGTTAAGCTAAGCTATACTGCTACTGAAAATGATGAGTTAAATAGTTTGTTAAAAGAAGCAATCGCACATGGTCAAGCGCAACAAGCTGAGAAAGCAAAATCTGCAGCGGCTGCTTCTGCTGCAGCACCTGCTGTAACACCTACAACACCAAACACGACGACTAATACAGCCAGTCAATCTGATGGCGCAACTAATCAGGCAGCTGGTTCGACGAATCAAGCTAATACTGGAGCTAATCAGTCGACTGCACCTGCAACAAACGGTGGCGCAGCTTCAGCTGGATATGGGCTAACAACTGCCCAATATCAAGCGCAATATCCTGCAATCACACTTGAAACAGGTAGATCACGCGTCCCAGTAGATCCAAATGCCAACTTAAACGATGCTGCTTTTGTCTGGGCTAGTGGCATTAGAGAATTAGTCTTACAAAAATGTCGTGATCGTGGCTATATTACAGGAGATGCCTATATTCTCTTACCAGCTAGCATACAAAAAGGAAATGGCTATTATAATCTTTACAAAACTGATGGGACTTATCTTGTATCTATCAATTGTAAAACAGGTTATTTTGTTGGTAATGCAGCTGGTCATGCAGATAATTTAGACTATTAA
- a CDS encoding THUMP domain-containing class I SAM-dependent RNA methyltransferase: MKNNFNLVATAAAGLESLTAKELRDLGIETKMDDRSRVLFSGSKETIATANLWLRTADRVKIIVGEFPAKTFDDLFEGVTALPWEDLLPFGAQFPIAKAKAIKSTLHNEPSIQAITKKAIAKKLQVHYHRPENVPIPETGALFSIEVALHKDVATIMIDTTGESLFKRGYRVDKGGAPIKENMAAAIIMLTNWRANMSRPFVDPTCGSGTFCIEAALIGMNIAPGFNRDFAFEAWPWFEDEIFKKVRDEAESKANYDADLDISGFDVDGRMIQIAQENALEIGLEGIVKFKQLRLQDFRTDKLDGVLISNPPYGERLGDETAAFQLYEEMGDTFKPLETWSKYIITSDLLFEEHYGSQATKKRKLYNGRLRTDLYQYFGKRIK, translated from the coding sequence ATGAAAAATAATTTTAATTTAGTAGCAACAGCAGCAGCAGGCCTTGAAAGTTTAACTGCAAAAGAATTGCGAGACTTAGGCATTGAAACGAAAATGGACGATCGGTCTCGTGTCTTATTTTCTGGTAGCAAAGAAACAATTGCGACAGCAAATCTGTGGTTAAGAACAGCAGACCGAGTTAAGATTATCGTAGGAGAATTTCCTGCAAAAACGTTTGATGACTTGTTCGAAGGGGTAACCGCATTACCGTGGGAAGACCTATTACCTTTTGGTGCACAATTCCCGATTGCCAAAGCCAAGGCAATCAAATCTACCCTCCATAATGAGCCTAGTATTCAAGCCATCACTAAAAAAGCGATCGCTAAAAAATTACAAGTGCATTATCACCGACCTGAAAATGTGCCCATTCCTGAGACGGGTGCCTTGTTCTCGATAGAAGTCGCTTTACATAAGGACGTTGCAACGATTATGATCGATACAACGGGTGAATCCCTATTTAAGCGTGGTTATCGTGTTGATAAAGGTGGGGCACCAATCAAGGAAAATATGGCAGCGGCCATCATCATGCTAACCAACTGGCGTGCGAATATGTCACGTCCATTTGTTGATCCAACATGTGGATCAGGGACGTTTTGTATAGAAGCTGCCTTGATCGGTATGAACATTGCGCCAGGCTTTAATCGTGACTTTGCTTTTGAGGCATGGCCATGGTTTGAAGACGAGATCTTTAAAAAAGTCCGTGATGAAGCTGAAAGTAAAGCAAATTATGATGCTGATTTAGACATCTCAGGCTTTGATGTTGATGGCAGAATGATTCAGATTGCGCAAGAAAATGCCTTGGAAATCGGTTTAGAGGGTATTGTTAAATTTAAGCAATTGAGATTACAAGATTTTCGGACGGATAAACTGGATGGTGTCTTGATTTCAAACCCACCTTATGGTGAAAGACTTGGAGATGAAACAGCTGCTTTCCAATTATATGAGGAAATGGGTGATACCTTTAAACCACTTGAAACTTGGAGTAAATATATCATCACAAGTGATTTACTATTTGAAGAGCACTATGGTAGTCAGGCAACTAAAAAACGAAAACTCTATAATGGTAGACTTCGAACAGATTTATACCAGTATTTTGGTAAGAGAATAAAATAA
- a CDS encoding DivIVA domain-containing protein, protein MATYNLTPKDIYDAEFDVKMRGYDKDQVNDLLDEVIVDYEKFQEEILSLQEENEFLKKKVQNVAATPHVAVSENTQRFNPIASTPAVSATTDALAGGRVTMKSANNFDILKRLNRLERAVFGPQAQPMQANSEQATSAE, encoded by the coding sequence ATGGCAACTTATAATTTAACCCCTAAAGATATTTATGATGCAGAGTTTGATGTGAAAATGCGTGGCTACGATAAGGATCAAGTAAATGATTTATTAGATGAAGTCATCGTTGATTATGAAAAATTTCAAGAAGAAATTCTTTCTCTACAAGAAGAAAACGAATTTTTGAAGAAAAAAGTTCAAAATGTGGCGGCGACACCTCATGTTGCTGTATCTGAAAACACACAACGCTTTAACCCAATCGCGTCAACTCCAGCTGTAAGTGCAACAACTGATGCGCTTGCTGGTGGTCGTGTGACGATGAAATCTGCCAATAACTTTGACATTCTAAAACGGTTAAATCGTTTGGAGCGTGCTGTTTTTGGCCCGCAAGCACAACCGATGCAAGCAAATTCAGAGCAAGCAACATCTGCTGAATAA
- the pyrF gene encoding orotidine-5'-phosphate decarboxylase, translating into MGKFTENRPVIAMDFAGMDEVKSFLSKFEIDEQLYLKVGMELFYAAGPDIVKYMKSLGHDVFLDLKLHDIPNTVKSAMKVIRHLGVDLTNVHAAGGVDMMSEALDGLAGTTQLIAVTQLTSTSEQQMHDFQNIQSSLTDSVIHYAKKTQEAGLAGVVCSAQEVAMIKQATTSEFICLTPGIRPLGAAVGDQKRVMTPSQARAIGSDFIVVGRPITQAIDPALAYKQIKHDWTLSE; encoded by the coding sequence GTGGGTAAATTTACAGAAAATAGACCAGTTATTGCCATGGACTTTGCAGGAATGGACGAGGTAAAATCATTTCTCAGCAAATTTGAAATAGATGAGCAATTGTATCTTAAAGTAGGGATGGAATTATTCTATGCAGCTGGACCAGACATCGTCAAGTATATGAAGTCACTGGGTCATGATGTCTTTCTAGATTTAAAACTTCATGATATTCCAAACACTGTTAAGTCAGCTATGAAGGTCATCAGACATCTCGGTGTTGATTTGACTAACGTTCATGCAGCTGGTGGTGTTGATATGATGTCGGAAGCCCTGGATGGTTTGGCAGGCACAACGCAATTAATCGCCGTCACACAGTTAACCTCAACAAGCGAGCAACAAATGCATGATTTTCAAAATATTCAAAGCAGTTTGACGGATTCAGTCATCCATTATGCCAAAAAAACGCAGGAAGCTGGACTTGCAGGTGTTGTCTGTTCAGCACAAGAAGTTGCCATGATCAAACAAGCAACGACGTCAGAGTTTATCTGTTTAACTCCTGGCATCAGACCACTCGGTGCAGCAGTTGGTGACCAAAAACGTGTCATGACGCCAAGTCAAGCAAGAGCTATCGGCAGTGATTTTATCGTGGTAGGTAGACCAATCACACAAGCCATAGACCCAGCCTTAGCTTATAAACAAATCAAGCATGACTGGACCCTTTCTGAGTAA